Proteins co-encoded in one Quercus robur chromosome 8, dhQueRobu3.1, whole genome shotgun sequence genomic window:
- the LOC126696111 gene encoding uncharacterized protein LOC126696111 codes for MESNEDMNSIQKYCFQFADYDQIQNQCYNYTYLIDVVGKLVVVGNVEEPQVNGAPRKLRNLQLLLKEGKEIRLSLWGTSVWQIDEDVYKNNPGPFVLIATSTIVKSFGGKFSLSSTSATKVYLNLEIPEVAEIIDRYRIQIEVFDSIDKTTFVIFDRDAEKILNKSAKDLAEKQTEIDIEEGIPRDLKKILGRQYIFLLRLNEFNLNDGSVGTSNFKGYCQLRREEIAGRYRIQIEVFDSTDKTTFVIFDRDAEKILNKSAKDLAEKQTEIPMQNLSDNKFASTNFIRSSQESSSAISSMINTNGATKGENDNSSQIEQIRIDKTSNIEDEETYDDNIPLNMLYKR; via the exons ATGGAGTCCAACGAAGATATGAACTCAATCCAAAAATACTGCTTTCAGTTTGCTGACTATGACCAAATACAGAACCAATGTTACAACTACACCTATTTAATAG ATGTTGTTGGAAAGTTGGTAGTAGTTGGAAATGTTGAAGAGCCTCAAGTTAATGGTGCACCAAGAAAACTGCGCAATCTGCAATTGCTTTTGAAAGA GGGAAAAGAAATTAGGCTTTCACTATGGGGAACAAGTGTCTGGCAAATCGATGAAGATGTATATAAGAACAATCCAGGACCTTTTGTCTTAATTGCAACTTCGACTATTGTCAAATCATTTGGAG GCAAATTCTCTTTATCATCAACCAGTGCAACAAAAGTATATCTAAATCTTGAGATTCCTGAGGTTGCTGAAATAATTGACAG ATACAGGATTCAAATTGAAGTCTTTGATTCAATTGACAAGAcaacttttgtcatatttgatCGAGATGCTGAGAAAATCCTAAATAAATCTGCGAAAGATCTTGCTGAAAAACAAACAGAG ATTGATATTGAAGAAGGAATCCCACGTgatcttaagaaaattttaggaaGACAATACATTTTTCTACTTCGCTTGAATGAATTCAATCTGAATGatg GTTCGGTGGGAACATCAAACTTCAAAGGGTACTGCCAATTGAGAAGAGAAGAGATTGCTGGCAG ATACAGGATTCAAATTGAAGTCTTTGATTCAACTGACAAGAcaacttttgtcatatttgatCGAGATGCTGAGAAAATCCTAAATAAATCTGCGAAAGATCTTGCTGAAAAACAAACAGAG ATACCTATGCAAAATCTTAGTGACAACAAATTTGCCAGCACAAACTTTATAAGATCCAGCCAAGAATCTTCCAGTGCCATTTCATCAATGATCAACACAAATGGTGCAACAAAAGGAGAAAATGATAACAGCTCACAAATTGAACAAATAAGGATAGACAAAACTTCAAACattgaagatgaagaaacatATGATGATAACATACCCCTTAACATGCTTTACAAGCGTTGA